The Solanum stenotomum isolate F172 unplaced genomic scaffold, ASM1918654v1 scaffold17773, whole genome shotgun sequence genome has a segment encoding these proteins:
- the LOC125850571 gene encoding osmotin-like protein OSML13 isoform X4, giving the protein MGYLRSSFVFSLLAFVTFTCAATIEVRNNCPYTVWAASTPIGGGRRLDRGQTWVIDAPRGTTMARIWGRTGCNFDGAGRGSCMTGDCGGVLQCTGWGKPPNTLAEYALDQFSNLDFWDISLVDGFNIPMTFAPTNPSGEKCHAIQCTANINGECPSQLKVPGGCNNPCTTFGGQQYCCTQGPCGPTDLSRFFKQRCPDAYSYPQDDPTSTFTCPSDSTNYRVVFCPNGVTSPNFPLEMPASDEEAK; this is encoded by the exons ATGGGGTACTTGAgatcttcttttgttttctccCTTCTTGCTTTTGTGACTTTCACTTGTGCTGCCACTATAGAAGTACGCAACAACTGTCCATACACCGTCTGGGCGGCATCGACCCCGATAGGCGGTGGGCGACGTCTCGATCGAGGCCAAACGTGGGTCATTGATGCGCCTAGGGGCACTACGATGGCACGTATATGGGGTCGTACTGGATGTAACTTCGATGGTGCTGGTAGAGGTTCGTGCATGACTGGTGATTGTGGTGGTGTCCTGCAGTGCACCGGGTGGGGCAAACCGCCAAACACCCTAGCTGAGTACGCCTTGGACCAGTTCAGCAACTTAGATTTTTGGGACATTTCTTTAGTTGATGGATTTAATATACCGATGACTTTCGCCCCGACTAATCCAAGTGGAGAGAAATGCCACGCAATTCAATGCACGGCTAATATAAATGGTGAATGCCCTAGTCAACTTAAA GTACCTGGAGGATGTAACAATCCTTGTACCACGTTTGGAGGACAACAATATTGTTGCACCCAAG GTCCATGTGGTCCTACTGACTTGTCAAGATTCTTCAAACAAAGATGCCCCGATGCCTATAGCTATCCACAAgatgatcctactagtacattTACTTGCCCTAGTGATAGTACAAATTATAGGGTTGTCTTTTGCCCTAATGGTGTTACTAGCCCAAATTTCCCCTTGGAGATGCCTGCAAGTGATGAAGAGGCTAAGTAA
- the LOC125850571 gene encoding osmotin-like protein OSML13 isoform X3: protein MGYLRSSFVFSLLAFVTFTCAATIEVRNNCPYTVWAASTPIGGGRRLDRGQTWVIDAPRGTTMARIWGRTGCNFDGAGRGSCMTGDCGGVLQCTGWGKPPNTLAEYALDQFSNLDFWDISLVDGFNIPMTFAPTNPSGEKCHAIQCTANINGECPSQLKVPGGCNNPCTTFGGQQYCCTEGPCGPTDLSRFFKQRCPDAYSYPQDDPTSTFTCPSDSTNYRVVFCPNGVTSPNFPLEMPASDEEAK from the exons ATGGGGTACTTGAgatcttcttttgttttctccCTTCTTGCTTTTGTGACTTTCACTTGTGCTGCCACTATAGAAGTACGCAACAACTGTCCATACACCGTCTGGGCGGCATCGACCCCGATAGGCGGTGGGCGACGTCTCGATCGAGGCCAAACGTGGGTCATTGATGCGCCTAGGGGCACTACGATGGCACGTATATGGGGTCGTACTGGATGTAACTTCGATGGTGCTGGTAGAGGTTCGTGCATGACTGGTGATTGTGGTGGTGTCCTGCAGTGCACCGGGTGGGGCAAACCGCCAAACACCCTAGCTGAGTACGCCTTGGACCAGTTCAGCAACTTAGATTTTTGGGACATTTCTTTAGTTGATGGATTTAATATACCGATGACTTTCGCCCCGACTAATCCAAGTGGAGAGAAATGCCACGCAATTCAATGCACGGCTAATATAAATGGTGAATGCCCTAGTCAACTTAAAGTACCCGGAGGATGTAACAATCCTTGTACCACGTTTGGAGGACAACAATATTGTTGCACCGAAG GTCCATGTGGTCCTACTGACTTGTCAAGATTCTTCAAACAAAGATGCCCCGATGCCTATAGCTATCCACAAgatgatcctactagtacattTACTTGCCCTAGTGATAGTACAAATTATAGGGTTGTCTTTTGCCCTAATGGTGTTACTAGCCCAAATTTCCCCTTGGAGATGCCTGCAAGTGATGAAGAGGCTAAGTAA
- the LOC125850571 gene encoding osmotin-like protein OSML13 isoform X2, with translation MGNLRSSFIFSLLAFVTYTYAATIEVRNNCPYTVWAASTPIGGGRRLDRGQTWVINAPRGTAMARIWGRTNCNFDGAGRGSCQTGDCGGVLQCTGWGKPPNTLAEYALNQFNNLDFWDISLVDGFNIPMTFAPTNPSGGKCHSIQCTANINGECPGSLRVPGGCNNPCTTFGGQQYCCTQGPCGPTDLSRFFKQRCPDAYSYPQDDPTSTFTCPSDSTNYRVVFCPNGVTSPNFPLEMPASDEEAK, from the exons ATGGGCAACTTGAgatcttcttttattttctccCTTCTTGCTTTTGTGACTTACACTTATGCTGCCACTATCGAG GTCCGAAACAACTGTCCATACACCGTGTGGGCGGCATCGACCCCGATAGGCGGTGGTCGACGTCTCGATCGAGGTCAGACATGGGTCATCAATGCACCGAGGGGCACTGCGATGGCACGTATATGGGGTCGTACTAATTGCAATTTTGATGGTGCTGGTAGAGGTTCTTGTCAGACTGGTGATTGTGGTGGAGTCTTGCAGTGTACCGGATGGGGTAAACCGCCAAACACCCTGGCCGAATACGCCTTGAACCAGTTTAACAACCTAGATTTCTGGGACATTTCTTTAGTTGACGGATTTAATATACCGATGACTTTTGCCCCGACCAATCCTAGTGGTGGAAAATGCCACTCAATTCAATGCACGGCAAATATAAATGGTGAATGTCCTGGTTCACTTAGGGTGCCTGGAGGATGTAACAATCCTTGTACCACGTTCGGAGGACAACAATATTGTTGCACCCAAGGTCCATGTGGTCCTACTGACTTGTCAAGATTCTTCAAACAAAGATGCCCCGATGCCTATAGCTATCCACAAgatgatcctactagtacattTACTTGCCCTAGTGATAGTACAAATTATAGGGTTGTCTTTTGCCCTAATGGTGTTACTAGCCCAAATTTCCCCTTGGAGATGCCTGCAAGTGATGAAGAGGCTAAGTAA
- the LOC125850571 gene encoding osmotin-like protein OSML81 isoform X1: MGYLRSSFVFSLLAFVTFTCAATIEVRNNCPYTVWAASTPIGGGRRLDRGQTWVIDAPRGTTMARIWGRTGCNFDGAGRGSCMTGDCGGVLQCTGWGKPPNTLAEYALDQFSNLDFWDISLVDGFNIPMTFAPTNPSGEKCHAIQCTANINGECPSQLKVPGGCNNPCTTFGGQQYCCTQGPCGPTELSKFFKKRCPDAYSYPQDDPTSTFTCPSGSTNYRVVFCPNGVADPNFPLEMPASTDEVAK, from the exons ATGGGGTACTTGAgatcttcttttgttttctccCTTCTTGCTTTTGTGACTTTCACTTGTGCTGCCACTATAGAAGTACGCAACAACTGTCCATACACCGTCTGGGCGGCATCGACCCCGATAGGCGGTGGGCGACGTCTCGATCGAGGCCAAACGTGGGTCATTGATGCGCCTAGGGGCACTACGATGGCACGTATATGGGGTCGTACTGGATGTAACTTCGATGGTGCTGGTAGAGGTTCGTGCATGACTGGTGATTGTGGTGGTGTCCTGCAGTGCACCGGGTGGGGCAAACCGCCAAACACCCTAGCTGAGTACGCCTTGGACCAGTTCAGCAACTTAGATTTTTGGGACATTTCTTTAGTTGATGGATTTAATATACCGATGACTTTCGCCCCGACTAATCCAAGTGGAGAGAAATGCCACGCAATTCAATGCACGGCTAATATAAATGGTGAATGCCCTAGTCAACTTAAA GTACCTGGAGGATGTAACAATCCTTGTACCACGTTTGGAGGACAACAATATTGTTGCACCCAAGGTCCATGTGGTCCTACAGAGTTGTccaaatttttcaagaaaagatgTCCTGATGCTTATAGCTACCCACAAGATGATCCTACTAGCACATTTACTTGTCCTAGTGGTAGTACAAACTATAGGGTTGTCTTTTGTCCTAATGGTGTTGCTGATCCAAATTTCCCCTTGGAGATGCCTGCAAGTACTGATGAAGTGGCCAAGTAA
- the LOC125850572 gene encoding ethylene-responsive proteinase inhibitor 1, whose amino-acid sequence MEANKSMVKLVAFLIIFASCFQSLTAQDLEIEVSDGLNVLQLHDVSQSFCPGVTKESWPELLGTPAKFAKQIIQKENPKLTNVETLLNGSAFTEDLRCNRVRLFVNLLDIVVQTPKVG is encoded by the exons ATGGAGGCAAATAAGTCTATGGTGAAGTTGGTAGCTTTCTTGATAATTTTTGCATCAT GCTTTCAATCTCTCACTGCTCAAGATTTGGAAATCGAAGTTAGTGATGGCTTAAATGTCTTGCAACTACATGATGTCTCTCAATCATTTTGTCCAG GTGTGACGAAAGAAAGTTGGCCAGAACTTCTAGGGACACCAGCTAAGTTTGCAAAGCAAATAATTCAGAAGGAAAATCCAAAATTAACAAATGTTGAAACTCTACTGAATGGTTCTGCTTTTACAGAAGATTTGAGATGCAATAGAGTTCGTCTTTTTGTTAATTTACTGGACATTGTTGTACAAACTCCCAAAGTTggttaa